In a single window of the Bacteroidota bacterium genome:
- a CDS encoding acyl-CoA thioesterase: protein MKSKKPSESFATMTELVFPNDTNILGNLMGGKLLHWMDIVSAISASRHCNRICVTASVDFVDFNSPIHLAEIVLLEAFVTRAFTTSMEVRIDVWAENMQQVNGKRFCNSAYYTFVAVDQSGRPIPVIPVEPETEKEIKFYEGAQRRRELRLVSAGRLKPTEALNLKEYFNRD from the coding sequence ATGAAATCGAAAAAACCCAGTGAATCCTTTGCCACGATGACCGAACTGGTCTTCCCGAACGATACCAACATTCTCGGCAACCTGATGGGTGGGAAACTGCTGCATTGGATGGACATTGTCTCGGCAATTTCGGCCTCCAGGCATTGCAACCGCATTTGCGTGACAGCTTCGGTCGATTTTGTGGATTTCAATTCGCCGATTCACCTCGCCGAAATTGTCTTGTTGGAGGCCTTTGTGACACGTGCATTTACGACCTCGATGGAAGTGCGCATCGATGTTTGGGCCGAGAACATGCAGCAGGTGAATGGCAAACGCTTCTGCAACAGCGCCTACTATACCTTTGTGGCAGTGGATCAATCCGGCCGCCCGATTCCGGTAATCCCTGTGGAGCCTGAAACGGAGAAGGAAATCAAGTTTTACGAGGGTGCACAGCGTCGCCGGGAGTTGCGGTTGGTCAGTGCAGGACGGTTGAAGCCAACAGAGGCATTGAATCTCAAGGAGTATTTCAACCGCGACTAA
- a CDS encoding thymidylate synthase, with protein sequence MKAYLDLLHHVMENGTDKGDRTGTGTRSVFGYQMRFDLAKGFPLVTTKKVHLRSIIHELLWFLKGDSNIAYLKENNVSIWDEWADANGDLGPVYGVQWRSWPTPDGRKIDQISQLIDRIKKNPDSRRHIVSAWNVAEVDHMALPPCHALFQFYVANGKLSCQLYQRSADLFLGVPFNIASYALLTMMVAQVCNLELGDFVHTFGDAHIYSNHFDQVRLQLSREPRPLPQMQLNSSVQSIFDFKFEDFEVVGYDPHPLIKAPIAV encoded by the coding sequence ATGAAAGCATATCTGGACTTGCTCCATCATGTGATGGAAAATGGAACCGACAAGGGTGACCGCACCGGAACAGGGACAAGGTCGGTTTTCGGCTATCAGATGCGGTTTGACCTCGCCAAGGGCTTCCCGCTCGTGACCACCAAGAAGGTGCACCTGCGCTCGATCATTCACGAATTGCTTTGGTTTCTCAAGGGCGATTCCAACATTGCCTACCTCAAGGAAAACAATGTGAGCATCTGGGACGAATGGGCAGATGCGAATGGTGATTTAGGACCTGTTTACGGTGTGCAATGGCGGAGCTGGCCCACGCCAGACGGTCGCAAAATCGATCAGATCAGCCAATTAATCGACCGGATCAAGAAAAATCCCGATTCCCGCCGCCATATCGTAAGCGCTTGGAACGTGGCAGAGGTCGACCACATGGCCCTTCCGCCTTGCCATGCATTGTTTCAGTTTTATGTGGCGAATGGCAAGCTGTCTTGTCAGCTGTATCAGCGCAGCGCGGATTTGTTCCTCGGCGTTCCGTTCAACATCGCAAGTTATGCACTGTTGACGATGATGGTCGCGCAGGTTTGCAACTTGGAACTGGGGGACTTCGTACATACCTTCGGCGATGCACATATCTACTCCAATCATTTTGATCAGGTGAGACTGCAGCTGAGCCGGGAGCCGAGGCCGCTTCCACAGATGCAGCTCAATTCTAGTGTTCAATCCATCTTCGACTTTAAATTCGAGGATTTTGAGGTTGTGGGATATGACCCGCATCCGCTCATCAAAGCACCGATTGCAGTATGA
- a CDS encoding dihydrofolate reductase — protein sequence MIVSAVVAVSENGVIGKDNQLPWRLPADLRYFKQLTTGHTVIMGRKTFESIGKPLPNRRNIVISRNLDFKADGIEVISNFGDALKACIGEDEVFIIGGATIYEKAFDLDVVDRIYMTIVHAEFEGDTRFEIPGGKNWLIDHSERHPADEKNAYAFSFVTKVRQREAPLQRASGFAG from the coding sequence ATGATCGTTTCAGCAGTAGTAGCCGTATCAGAAAACGGCGTCATCGGCAAAGACAACCAACTTCCTTGGAGGCTGCCCGCAGACCTTCGTTATTTCAAGCAGCTCACGACCGGGCATACCGTGATCATGGGACGCAAAACCTTCGAAAGCATCGGCAAGCCGTTGCCAAATCGCCGCAACATCGTCATCTCCCGCAATCTTGATTTCAAGGCGGATGGTATCGAGGTCATTTCCAACTTCGGCGACGCCCTCAAGGCCTGCATTGGCGAAGACGAAGTGTTTATCATCGGCGGCGCCACCATCTACGAAAAGGCTTTTGACCTTGACGTCGTAGATCGCATCTACATGACGATCGTCCATGCCGAATTCGAAGGCGACACCCGTTTCGAGATTCCAGGCGGCAAAAATTGGCTGATCGACCACAGCGAGCGCCATCCGGCCGACGAGAAGAATGCCTACGCGTTTAGCTTCGTTACCAAAGTCAGGCAGCGCGAAGCGCCGCTGCAGCGTGCTTCGGGCTTTGCTGGGTAG
- the hemH gene encoding ferrochelatase, translating into MEASKTGILLVNLGTPDSPATADVRKYLVEFLTDERVIDIPALQRNLLVRGIIGPFRAPKSAKSYREIWTKEGSPLMTISVALREKVAEALGDNYQVELAMRYQSPSIASALERFKGKFLKKLRIIPLFPQYASASTGSVHQEVMRLLSTWQAIPDVEFVNSYPTDPGMIQAFAELGRVEKPETFDHVLMSFHGLPERQLVKADTQNHCLKAKDCCQVWNEKNQYCYSAQCYATAQALAKELNLSPEQYTVCFQSRLGKTPWVKPYTSEVIHQMAKEGKKRLLVFCPAFVSDCLETIFEVRVEYNDEFKAAGGEEVVLVEGLNTHPTWVNALSGICRG; encoded by the coding sequence TTGGAAGCTTCAAAAACCGGCATTCTTCTCGTCAATCTCGGCACGCCCGACAGTCCAGCAACGGCAGATGTGCGCAAGTACCTCGTTGAATTCCTCACCGACGAACGGGTGATTGACATCCCCGCCCTGCAACGCAATCTGTTGGTTCGCGGCATTATCGGTCCGTTCCGCGCTCCGAAATCCGCCAAAAGCTACCGCGAAATCTGGACCAAGGAAGGTTCTCCGCTGATGACGATTTCCGTCGCGTTGCGGGAAAAGGTGGCCGAGGCGCTCGGCGACAACTATCAGGTCGAATTGGCGATGCGCTATCAAAGTCCGTCAATTGCGAGTGCTTTGGAGCGCTTCAAAGGCAAGTTTTTGAAGAAATTGCGGATCATTCCGCTGTTTCCGCAGTACGCATCCGCCTCGACAGGCTCCGTGCACCAAGAGGTCATGCGCCTGCTTTCCACCTGGCAAGCCATCCCCGACGTCGAATTCGTCAACAGCTATCCGACCGATCCGGGGATGATTCAAGCCTTCGCCGAATTGGGAAGGGTGGAGAAACCCGAGACATTCGACCACGTCTTGATGAGCTTCCACGGACTCCCTGAGCGTCAATTGGTCAAGGCCGATACCCAAAACCATTGCTTGAAGGCCAAAGACTGCTGCCAAGTCTGGAACGAGAAGAATCAATATTGCTACAGCGCACAATGCTACGCAACGGCACAAGCACTTGCCAAGGAGCTGAACCTCAGTCCCGAACAATACACGGTTTGCTTTCAATCACGTCTCGGGAAGACCCCTTGGGTCAAGCCCTATACCAGCGAAGTCATCCACCAAATGGCCAAGGAAGGCAAAAAGCGCCTTCTCGTTTTCTGTCCGGCATTTGTTTCCGATTGTCTTGAAACCATCTTTGAAGTCCGCGTCGAATACAACGATGAATTCAAAGCCGCTGGCGGTGAGGAGGTTGTGCTTGTAGAGGGCTTGAACACTCATCCGACTTGGGTGAACGCACTTTCTGGGATTTGTCGAGGCTGA
- a CDS encoding T9SS type A sorting domain-containing protein — MVKALIFILLFPTILVAQNTWSVDLPGLAPIRESVATYDGGVVVVTYQPNNIMKLDESGALVWSYVIDSGSLQMLFSLTETEDHGIVAFGNFADYSSTYVVKLDENGNKLWEKAYSTTAGGLTAQWACPAHGDGGFLFGGGECGLKFYATRCDANGSVMWTREYQWLAGQFGGYLDCMVQAADGGYFATFNNYVAPDLDWGLIKIDGSGAFEWAKVSDDVVYNNVVKATVATTTGGVAVLGVSYNTQLPNGAQQNMTLTTFDSAGNRLSHHVYDYPESIQPEGIIQTSDGGFILTGCVATTMRVLLVKTDSLGGIIWQKAGRGYAWQFGMGLAAARDEMFYLAGHDDVHWSFLNMMSVAGGDGFCAEDTVQLTVTSPATPILTATCSPWNGTVNAIPMADLSHTEMQQPTFLCTKVSNNPVVLTPPLVASPNPFTSTLNVEFGDALLTEGHLRIHDLQGRIVHEAIVASGISSLEMDIPHLPNGMLLLTLENEGIVRTLKLVHAGF; from the coding sequence ATGGTTAAGGCCCTCATTTTCATACTTTTGTTTCCGACCATTCTCGTTGCCCAAAACACGTGGTCGGTGGATTTGCCTGGTTTAGCTCCCATCCGGGAGTCGGTGGCAACGTATGACGGCGGCGTGGTCGTTGTGACCTATCAGCCCAATAACATCATGAAACTGGATGAATCGGGGGCACTTGTCTGGTCCTATGTGATTGACAGTGGCTCACTTCAGATGTTGTTTTCATTGACGGAAACCGAAGACCACGGGATTGTCGCCTTTGGGAATTTCGCAGACTATTCCTCGACTTATGTCGTCAAGCTTGACGAAAATGGCAATAAGCTTTGGGAAAAGGCCTATTCCACGACAGCGGGAGGTTTGACCGCCCAGTGGGCTTGTCCGGCCCACGGTGACGGTGGCTTTTTATTCGGAGGTGGAGAATGCGGACTCAAATTTTACGCTACCCGATGTGATGCGAATGGCTCCGTGATGTGGACGCGTGAATATCAATGGCTTGCCGGACAATTTGGGGGTTACTTGGACTGCATGGTTCAAGCCGCTGACGGAGGCTATTTCGCCACGTTCAACAACTATGTGGCGCCTGATTTGGACTGGGGTTTGATCAAAATCGATGGATCCGGTGCATTTGAATGGGCAAAAGTTTCTGATGATGTAGTGTATAACAACGTAGTGAAGGCCACGGTAGCAACGACGACAGGCGGAGTTGCAGTTTTGGGAGTCAGCTACAATACACAGCTTCCCAATGGTGCACAACAAAACATGACGCTGACCACTTTTGACAGTGCAGGAAACCGACTGAGCCACCATGTCTATGATTATCCAGAAAGTATTCAACCGGAGGGGATCATCCAAACCAGCGATGGAGGCTTCATCCTTACCGGCTGTGTTGCTACGACCATGCGGGTATTGTTGGTCAAAACGGATAGCCTCGGCGGAATCATCTGGCAAAAGGCAGGAAGAGGATATGCTTGGCAATTTGGTATGGGGTTAGCGGCCGCGCGCGATGAGATGTTTTACCTTGCGGGCCATGACGATGTTCATTGGTCCTTTCTCAATATGATGAGTGTAGCCGGTGGGGATGGTTTTTGCGCGGAAGATACGGTGCAACTGACGGTCACAAGTCCAGCGACACCCATCTTGACCGCGACATGTTCTCCGTGGAATGGCACTGTCAACGCAATTCCGATGGCGGATTTGAGCCATACGGAAATGCAACAGCCAACATTTCTCTGTACCAAAGTGAGCAACAATCCGGTGGTCTTGACTCCGCCGCTCGTGGCAAGTCCAAATCCATTTACTTCCACATTGAATGTTGAATTCGGAGACGCGCTGTTGACCGAAGGCCACCTTCGCATCCATGACTTGCAGGGCCGCATCGTTCACGAAGCTATAGTTGCGTCCGGGATTTCCTCATTGGAAATGGACATTCCCCATCTGCCCAACGGAATGCTGCTGTTGACGCTTGAAAATGAAGGAATTGTTAGGACTTTGAAATTGGTGCATGCAGGATTTTAG
- a CDS encoding histone deacetylase has protein sequence MLKVAWSPVYAHPLPEGHRFPMEKYNLIPEQLLYEGTLTQANFFEPAIQSEEDILTTHSADYFRKLQTQTLTTKEARKIGFPQSEELVLRERIINQGTLSCAHYARAHGVAMNVSGGTHHAFADRGEGFCLLNDIATAANVLLRDQIAHRILIVDLDVHQGNGTAAIFNDRTDVFTFSMHCAGNYPMDKETSHLDIALPPGTTDELFLSQLKATLPRLIDQFQPDFAFYLSGVDVLATDKLGRMAMTREGCKQRDRFVMETMKSTGIPLTISMGGGYSPHIKDIVEAHCNTFRLAAEIWG, from the coding sequence ATGCTCAAAGTCGCTTGGTCCCCCGTTTATGCCCATCCCCTTCCGGAGGGCCACCGATTTCCGATGGAGAAGTACAATCTGATCCCGGAGCAATTGCTGTATGAAGGAACGTTGACGCAGGCCAATTTTTTCGAGCCCGCCATTCAATCTGAAGAAGATATTCTCACTACCCATTCAGCAGACTACTTCAGAAAGCTGCAAACCCAAACCTTGACCACCAAAGAGGCCCGTAAAATCGGCTTTCCGCAATCCGAAGAATTGGTCTTGCGCGAGCGTATCATCAACCAAGGCACGCTTTCATGTGCGCATTATGCACGGGCGCACGGCGTGGCCATGAACGTGAGCGGGGGCACCCACCATGCCTTCGCGGACCGTGGCGAGGGGTTTTGCCTGTTGAATGACATTGCCACGGCGGCCAACGTCCTGCTTCGGGACCAAATCGCTCACCGCATCCTGATCGTGGACCTCGACGTGCATCAAGGCAATGGAACCGCAGCGATCTTCAACGACCGCACGGATGTGTTCACCTTTTCCATGCATTGCGCCGGCAACTATCCCATGGACAAGGAAACAAGTCACCTCGACATCGCCTTGCCTCCCGGAACCACCGACGAACTGTTTCTCAGCCAATTGAAGGCGACTTTACCAAGGCTGATCGACCAATTCCAGCCGGACTTTGCCTTTTACCTCTCGGGCGTGGACGTGCTCGCGACAGACAAACTGGGCAGGATGGCGATGACCCGCGAAGGTTGCAAACAAAGGGACCGATTCGTTATGGAAACGATGAAATCCACGGGCATCCCGCTCACAATTTCCATGGGCGGCGGCTATAGTCCCCACATCAAAGACATCGTGGAGGCGCATTGCAATACGTTCCGGTTGGCGGCGGAGATATGGGGGTAG
- a CDS encoding DNRLRE domain-containing protein, which translates to MKKLLQILACLALPFGVQAQTIDLYPDYDAALGYHDGYNTSSQNYGTATQNSAYCIPGAIGGLNMNRALIHFDLSQFTPGTTIVSATLDLYALGPNGILQGHTGANNGAFVKAVTSAWQEMSVTWDTQPTYSNTNPAVLAASTSITQDYTGIDVTDMVRDMVNNPQTNFGFGLMQQNEVVTNALCFASNDHPNQLIRPILHVTLCNDNFSFIADYDAALGTHDGQNTSGNNYGTAPQNAAYSVTATNGTPSGNSNRALIHFDLTSIPSNSVVTSATMKLYARGQNGNLNGHAGNANTSTISTVASPWSDATVTWDNQPAPGFVVATLAQSTGPLQDYTNIDVTAAVQDMVGNPLTNNGFMLQLLNEVETNALIFQSLECGDPTKFPALEVTIACGKVTAADAVVHIEEGMQLFPNPTAQTLSLRLDLEKPSAVMVQLIDLQGRVIGQHEAGVQSAGKQIFNLDTLVSQAAAGMFIVRAQIGEQVIDRKLVLTGN; encoded by the coding sequence ATGAAAAAGCTATTACAAATCCTTGCTTGCCTCGCTTTACCCTTTGGGGTTCAAGCCCAGACCATTGACCTGTATCCAGACTACGATGCGGCACTTGGTTACCACGACGGTTACAATACCTCGAGTCAGAATTACGGAACGGCCACGCAAAATTCGGCCTACTGCATTCCCGGCGCGATCGGCGGTCTCAACATGAACCGCGCCTTGATCCACTTTGACCTCAGTCAGTTTACACCTGGCACCACAATCGTTTCGGCCACGCTTGATCTTTACGCTTTGGGCCCCAATGGCATTCTTCAAGGGCATACCGGCGCCAACAACGGTGCTTTTGTCAAGGCGGTGACTTCGGCCTGGCAAGAAATGTCGGTGACTTGGGACACGCAGCCGACCTATTCCAATACCAATCCTGCTGTTTTGGCCGCAAGCACGAGCATCACCCAAGACTACACCGGCATTGATGTCACGGACATGGTGCGCGACATGGTCAACAATCCCCAAACCAACTTCGGATTTGGCTTGATGCAGCAAAACGAGGTGGTGACAAATGCGCTTTGCTTCGCTTCGAATGACCATCCCAATCAACTCATCCGGCCGATTTTGCATGTGACACTTTGCAATGACAACTTCAGTTTTATCGCAGATTACGATGCTGCACTTGGCACGCACGATGGACAAAATACATCAGGAAACAACTACGGAACAGCCCCACAGAATGCAGCGTATTCGGTCACAGCGACAAATGGAACGCCGAGCGGCAACAGCAATCGGGCCTTGATTCATTTTGACTTGACCAGTATTCCTTCCAATTCTGTGGTCACTTCGGCAACGATGAAGCTCTATGCACGTGGCCAAAATGGCAATCTGAATGGCCATGCCGGGAATGCAAATACTTCGACCATTTCGACGGTTGCAAGCCCTTGGTCCGATGCAACGGTCACTTGGGACAATCAGCCCGCCCCTGGATTTGTGGTCGCCACATTGGCACAAAGCACAGGTCCACTTCAAGACTACACCAACATCGACGTGACGGCAGCAGTGCAAGATATGGTTGGCAACCCATTGACCAACAATGGATTCATGTTGCAATTGCTCAACGAAGTGGAGACTAATGCATTGATTTTCCAATCCCTCGAATGCGGTGACCCAACGAAATTTCCTGCGCTAGAGGTGACCATAGCCTGCGGCAAAGTGACAGCTGCGGATGCAGTGGTACACATTGAAGAAGGTATGCAATTGTTCCCGAATCCTACAGCTCAAACGCTGAGCCTTCGCCTCGACTTGGAAAAGCCATCTGCAGTCATGGTCCAATTGATTGACCTACAAGGCCGTGTGATTGGTCAGCATGAAGCTGGAGTACAATCCGCCGGGAAACAAATTTTCAACCTTGACACCTTGGTGTCGCAAGCTGCCGCAGGCATGTTCATCGTACGCGCACAGATCGGCGAGCAAGTTATCGACCGGAAGCTCGTCTTGACGGGGAATTGA
- a CDS encoding DNRLRE domain-containing protein, with protein sequence MKKFSQFLAVMLLAFTQVFGQNIQTFIADYDAVIALTTSNNPTVQFTNYSTLDKNAAYRIWGPNPVEVHYNRSLMHFDFSSIAPGTYIESAKMDLFSYSANGGWPTHYVNVSESSLRRIDAQWDVNTVTWNNQPIVNPTFFQQSYLLQLIQTRIIWE encoded by the coding sequence ATGAAAAAGTTTAGCCAGTTTTTGGCAGTGATGCTGCTTGCCTTTACGCAGGTATTTGGGCAGAACATACAGACCTTCATTGCAGACTATGATGCCGTCATAGCTTTAACAACGAGCAATAATCCGACAGTACAATTTACAAATTATAGCACCCTTGACAAAAATGCAGCCTATAGAATTTGGGGTCCGAATCCAGTAGAAGTGCATTACAATAGGTCGTTGATGCATTTTGATTTCAGCTCAATTGCACCTGGCACCTATATCGAATCAGCGAAAATGGATCTGTTTTCTTACTCTGCAAATGGTGGTTGGCCAACACATTATGTTAACGTGAGTGAATCCAGTTTGCGGAGAATTGATGCGCAATGGGATGTGAATACAGTGACTTGGAATAACCAACCAATAGTAAATCCGACCTTTTTCCAACAATCCTACCTGCTCCAACTGATCCAGACCAGGATTATTTGGGAGTAG
- a CDS encoding DNRLRE domain-containing protein, with the protein MGVDVTEIVRYMINNPTQNFGFLLRLENEQLDGALTFCSRDHANPSKWPRIHINFCKPDLEVVANRDAAIGTNPGMNTSGNNYVGAVQNAAYCMTSDDGTTNGHLNRALIGFDLSDLPTTTVINSAKLNLYALGATGVLPGHDGTANATEIRRVPVAWDQTQVTWDNQPSLGTLVTILPQSTSPTQDYLDIDVTQAVREMIAFPQNNHGFLLKLVTELEQNAMLFHSINSGDPSKAPKLVLDIDCSSIVGVEEKKVVDFALFPNPTTNSVHFRGTMDADGKVEFKIYDLSGRQLAIQDAGIINAGSHTLDISTLITDQPAGIYIVRAKFGEQVIDRKLVLTGN; encoded by the coding sequence TTGGGAGTAGATGTAACGGAGATTGTAAGGTACATGATTAACAACCCAACTCAAAATTTTGGCTTTCTTTTGCGTTTAGAAAATGAACAACTTGACGGCGCATTAACTTTTTGTTCAAGGGATCACGCGAATCCTAGCAAATGGCCAAGAATTCATATCAACTTCTGCAAACCAGACCTTGAGGTTGTTGCCAATAGGGACGCAGCAATTGGTACCAACCCTGGGATGAACACCTCTGGTAACAATTATGTGGGAGCGGTACAAAATGCAGCCTACTGCATGACATCTGACGATGGCACGACCAATGGCCATTTGAACCGCGCATTGATCGGGTTTGATCTCAGCGATTTGCCAACAACTACTGTCATTAACTCTGCGAAGTTGAACTTGTATGCTTTGGGTGCAACAGGAGTACTTCCAGGGCACGATGGTACGGCAAATGCTACTGAAATTCGACGCGTTCCTGTCGCTTGGGACCAAACACAAGTCACTTGGGACAACCAACCTAGCCTTGGTACGCTTGTCACGATTTTGCCCCAAAGCACAAGTCCGACACAGGATTATCTCGATATTGATGTCACGCAAGCTGTACGAGAAATGATTGCGTTTCCTCAAAACAATCATGGATTTTTGCTCAAGCTTGTCACCGAATTGGAACAGAATGCGATGCTGTTTCATTCCATCAACTCTGGAGATCCCTCAAAAGCGCCGAAACTGGTATTGGATATCGATTGTAGCTCGATTGTAGGTGTAGAGGAGAAAAAAGTAGTTGATTTTGCCTTGTTCCCCAATCCTACAACGAATTCGGTTCATTTTAGAGGCACGATGGACGCTGACGGCAAAGTCGAATTCAAAATCTACGATCTAAGTGGACGGCAATTGGCAATCCAAGATGCGGGCATCATCAACGCAGGCTCCCATACCCTCGACATTTCCACACTCATCACCGATCAACCCGCTGGGATCTACATCGTGCGGGCCAAGTTTGGCGAGCAAGTCATCGACCGGAAGCTTGTCCTAACCGGCAACTAA